In Desulfovibrio sp. 86, the following proteins share a genomic window:
- a CDS encoding transcription antitermination factor NusB: MSKATKPGGLQLRGLPLNGRNAALRALLLVDQGMSAQQALAAVLDGPVARQEGASLSGQDKALCTELVYGCLRAEIRLRFILSFVLSKPQGLPPAMLTVLALAVYGLLFQDKVPAHAVIHEAVEQVRRLFGQGLARVANGALRSLQRMGQAPLELAFYDTKPGGKKRLAHGADSDGFFGQCVFYSVPLWIGTLWRDAYGEQAALALMRRAFERPYSALRINPAHPQANQLYAALAAGEEPLAAHGQSLPDAPQPCSPQATGDGALQVQMALGQSHFFQQHPVNANELLIQPSAPSASDIAAGKAVAVRIGRWGLAFAPGQMPRAVLGHELRHWQALGALSWQSAGSQTALLELGLDKWREPVWDACAGHGGKSMALMEWGVPVGLCTDRSVQRLQGLSGQCAALNLPLPVCCLADAARPPVRVWQGHILVDAPCSGLGVLARRPDIRRREPQHLAELEGLQRAILGTLADYLQQGRELAYITCTLNPAENEQAVACVLKSHNNLRLVRQWQTSHEHGWLEGMYGAVLRNKG; encoded by the coding sequence ATGAGCAAGGCGACAAAGCCGGGTGGGCTTCAGTTGCGAGGTTTGCCCCTCAATGGCCGTAACGCGGCCTTACGTGCTCTGCTGCTGGTGGATCAGGGCATGAGCGCCCAGCAGGCCCTTGCGGCCGTGCTTGACGGGCCTGTGGCTCGTCAGGAAGGCGCCTCTTTGTCCGGTCAGGACAAGGCGCTTTGTACGGAACTTGTGTACGGCTGCCTGCGCGCGGAAATCCGCCTGCGTTTCATTTTGTCCTTCGTGCTTTCCAAACCGCAGGGATTGCCGCCCGCCATGCTCACTGTCCTGGCCCTTGCCGTATATGGCTTGCTGTTTCAGGACAAGGTTCCTGCGCACGCGGTTATTCATGAGGCTGTGGAACAGGTGCGCCGCCTTTTTGGCCAGGGGCTGGCCCGCGTCGCCAACGGCGCATTGCGCTCCTTGCAGCGCATGGGGCAGGCCCCTCTTGAGCTTGCCTTTTATGACACAAAGCCCGGGGGTAAAAAGAGGCTGGCGCACGGCGCTGACAGTGACGGCTTTTTCGGCCAATGTGTTTTTTATTCCGTGCCATTATGGATAGGCACTCTGTGGCGGGACGCCTACGGGGAACAAGCCGCGCTGGCGCTGATGCGTCGAGCTTTTGAACGGCCGTACTCCGCATTGCGGATTAATCCTGCCCACCCCCAGGCTAACCAATTGTATGCGGCTCTGGCAGCTGGGGAAGAACCTTTGGCCGCGCACGGGCAGTCCCTGCCTGATGCGCCGCAGCCTTGTTCTCCTCAAGCCACAGGTGACGGCGCTTTGCAGGTGCAAATGGCTCTGGGGCAGTCTCATTTTTTTCAGCAACATCCTGTAAATGCAAATGAATTGTTGATTCAACCCAGTGCGCCTTCGGCATCGGATATTGCTGCAGGCAAGGCTGTTGCCGTCAGGATAGGCCGTTGGGGTCTGGCCTTTGCACCCGGGCAAATGCCCCGCGCTGTTCTTGGGCATGAGCTGCGCCACTGGCAAGCCCTTGGCGCTCTGAGCTGGCAATCCGCAGGATCGCAAACGGCTCTGCTTGAGCTTGGTCTGGACAAATGGCGCGAACCTGTGTGGGACGCCTGCGCCGGGCACGGCGGCAAGAGCATGGCCCTGATGGAGTGGGGCGTGCCTGTGGGCTTGTGCACTGACCGTTCCGTACAACGCCTGCAGGGTCTGTCCGGTCAATGTGCTGCCTTGAACCTGCCGCTACCGGTCTGCTGTCTGGCTGATGCTGCCCGCCCGCCCGTGCGCGTCTGGCAGGGGCATATTCTTGTGGATGCGCCCTGTTCCGGCCTCGGAGTTCTGGCACGCAGGCCAGACATCCGCAGACGTGAACCGCAACATCTTGCTGAACTTGAAGGCCTGCAACGCGCCATACTCGGAACGCTTGCGGATTACTTGCAGCAGGGCAGGGAACTTGCCTACATAACGTGCACGCTTAACCCGGCAGAAAACGAACAGGCTGTGGCCTGCGTGCTGAAATCACACAATAATTTGCGCTTGGTGCGGCAGTGGCAGACAAGCCACGAGCATGGCTGGCTTGAAGGCATGTACGGCGCGGTATTGCGCAACAAAGGCTGA
- a CDS encoding DUF116 domain-containing protein: MKLRKSPFSLPPDQYGGARKRTFIGLMLASCVVLCLGLAIFLILPWSDALNGVVWLERLSIIVGLVCIIALMWLCLMLVFHIYTGKALPGAGSVRHVTVRLFFPLMELLAKFVGIDRGSVRRSFIKVNNELVLSRRKTVEPHKLLLLLPHCVQRSACPHRLVHNADLCLRCGGCPVGDLLDLRDKYGIRFAIATGGTIARRIVVQTRPDCIIAVACERDLTSGIQDSYPLPVFGVLNSRPKGPCLDTLVPMDALEDVIRLFLGLSDSLTPQPLLLWKR; this comes from the coding sequence ATGAAACTGCGTAAATCTCCTTTTTCTCTTCCTCCCGATCAGTATGGGGGCGCACGCAAGCGTACCTTTATCGGACTCATGCTGGCATCGTGCGTGGTTCTTTGTCTGGGCCTGGCCATTTTTCTTATCTTGCCCTGGTCTGACGCTCTGAACGGAGTGGTCTGGCTTGAACGGCTGAGTATTATCGTGGGGCTGGTGTGTATAATCGCCCTCATGTGGCTCTGCCTCATGCTGGTGTTTCACATCTATACCGGCAAGGCGCTGCCCGGTGCTGGCAGCGTGCGCCACGTGACCGTACGTCTGTTTTTTCCTCTTATGGAGTTGCTCGCCAAATTTGTGGGCATTGACAGGGGCAGTGTGCGGCGCAGTTTTATCAAGGTGAATAATGAACTTGTGCTTTCGCGCCGCAAGACCGTCGAGCCGCACAAGCTGTTGCTGCTTTTGCCGCATTGCGTGCAGCGCTCCGCCTGTCCGCACAGGCTGGTTCATAATGCCGACTTGTGCCTTCGCTGCGGCGGATGCCCGGTCGGGGATCTGCTCGATCTGCGGGACAAGTACGGCATCAGATTCGCCATTGCCACAGGCGGAACCATAGCGCGGCGTATTGTGGTGCAGACCCGGCCCGACTGCATCATTGCCGTGGCCTGTGAACGCGACCTTACTTCAGGAATACAGGACAGCTATCCCCTGCCAGTCTTTGGCGTGCTCAACAGCCGCCCCAAGGGGCCGTGTCTTGACACCCTTGTGCCCATGGACGCCCTTGAGGATGTCATTCGTCTTTTTCTTGGCCTTAGTGACAGCCTGACCCCGCAACCTCTGCTGTTATGGAAACGCTGA
- a CDS encoding DsbA family protein, protein MNMWKKTGLVALVGLVVLGGLIACSPCRAQAESVQVTDENLAQMLEKLLQERPDLVMDVLRKNSEAVLDIAQQGSNMRRQRSLEAQWSQEMRTPKSVKLDGRPVLGSKNAKVRIVAFSDFTCHFCQQASGTVSAILKEYGKDVSLVFKNLPLDDKGPASIASKYFLAIAQQSEEKAWKFHDALFAGRDKLVTDGEAFLKTTAQDLGVDMKRLAKDVHSKKVSDIMAEDQQDAQKLGVEGTPYFLVNDLVVRGALPPDLFKKAIDMAKAKAEGNSAK, encoded by the coding sequence ATGAATATGTGGAAAAAAACAGGTTTGGTTGCCCTTGTGGGGCTTGTGGTTTTGGGTGGCCTTATTGCCTGCTCGCCTTGCCGGGCACAAGCCGAGTCCGTGCAGGTCACTGATGAAAATTTGGCGCAGATGCTGGAAAAATTGTTGCAGGAACGCCCTGATCTGGTGATGGACGTGTTGCGAAAAAACAGCGAGGCAGTACTGGACATAGCCCAGCAAGGGTCCAATATGCGCAGGCAGCGCAGCCTTGAAGCGCAGTGGAGCCAGGAGATGAGGACTCCCAAGTCGGTCAAACTTGATGGCCGCCCAGTGCTGGGTTCCAAGAACGCCAAGGTTCGCATCGTGGCCTTTTCAGATTTTACCTGCCACTTTTGCCAGCAGGCGTCAGGCACGGTGAGCGCCATTTTGAAGGAATACGGCAAGGACGTGAGCCTGGTGTTCAAAAACCTGCCTTTGGATGACAAAGGCCCGGCCAGTATCGCGTCAAAGTATTTTCTCGCCATTGCACAACAGAGTGAAGAAAAAGCCTGGAAGTTCCATGACGCCCTGTTTGCAGGTCGCGACAAGCTTGTGACGGATGGCGAGGCTTTTTTGAAAACCACGGCTCAGGATCTTGGCGTGGACATGAAGCGCCTTGCCAAGGATGTGCACAGTAAAAAGGTGTCGGACATCATGGCCGAAGATCAGCAGGACGCGCAAAAGCTCGGCGTGGAAGGCACACCGTATTTTCTCGTCAATGATCTTGTGGTGCGTGGCGCGTTGCCGCCAGATCTCTTCAAGAAAGCCATTGATATGGCCAAGGCCAAGGCTGAGGGCAATTCAGCCAAATAG
- the fmt gene encoding methionyl-tRNA formyltransferase: MAQEKDCRIVFMGTPDFAAASLKKLAAWPRAHIVAVYTQPDRPAGRGHKLAMSAVKKLALELGIPVYQPASLKGAEAQAELAALRPDVLAVAAYGLILPDAVLDMPRLAPVNVHASVLPRLRGAAPIQRAVMEGWLPESRAGISIMRIGSRLDAGPVYAMSDTLIGEHTSGTLHDALAEMGADLLIKVLDDMLEGRAVAVEQDESLATHAAKLGKSDGFVDWTRTAAQVHAQIRGVTPKPGARTVLHLDAADDFAAQILPLIVSPGTVGEATTGDKPGTLRHDSRGLGVACADRWYMLGMVRPEGRKDMPVRDLLNGGLKNLPEGFCGQARQPEEPA; the protein is encoded by the coding sequence ATGGCTCAAGAAAAAGACTGTCGAATAGTCTTCATGGGCACGCCGGACTTTGCGGCCGCCAGCCTTAAAAAGCTGGCGGCCTGGCCGCGCGCCCATATTGTGGCTGTGTACACGCAGCCCGACCGTCCGGCAGGGCGCGGCCACAAGCTTGCCATGTCGGCCGTAAAAAAACTTGCGCTGGAACTGGGCATACCCGTGTACCAGCCAGCCAGCCTCAAGGGCGCTGAAGCGCAGGCCGAGCTTGCGGCCCTCAGGCCCGATGTGCTGGCTGTGGCCGCTTACGGCCTGATTCTTCCTGACGCCGTGCTGGACATGCCCCGGCTTGCGCCGGTCAACGTGCATGCCTCCGTGCTGCCTAGGCTGCGCGGGGCTGCGCCCATCCAGCGGGCGGTTATGGAAGGCTGGCTGCCGGAATCGCGCGCGGGCATCTCCATCATGCGCATTGGCAGCAGGCTTGATGCGGGCCCTGTTTACGCCATGAGCGATACGCTCATCGGCGAGCATACCTCCGGCACCTTGCACGACGCCCTGGCCGAAATGGGCGCTGACCTGCTCATAAAGGTGCTGGATGACATGCTCGAGGGCAGGGCCGTGGCTGTGGAGCAGGATGAAAGCCTTGCCACTCACGCCGCCAAGCTTGGCAAGTCTGACGGTTTTGTGGACTGGACGCGCACGGCGGCGCAGGTGCATGCGCAGATTCGCGGTGTTACGCCCAAACCTGGCGCGCGCACCGTACTGCATCTTGATGCGGCCGATGATTTTGCAGCCCAGATTCTGCCGTTGATTGTTTCACCTGGAACAGTGGGCGAGGCCACAACGGGTGACAAGCCCGGCACCTTGCGGCACGACAGCCGGGGGCTTGGCGTAGCCTGCGCCGATCGCTGGTATATGCTTGGCATGGTTCGGCCCGAAGGCCGCAAGGACATGCCCGTGCGCGATCTGCTCAACGGCGGTCTCAAGAACCTGCCGGAAGGATTCTGCGGCCAGGCCCGACAACCGGAAGAGCCGGCCTAA
- a CDS encoding ParA family protein — protein MARIISIANQKGGVGKTTTAINLSAALAVMEKKVLLVDCDPQANSTSGIGLQQEQLHGDLYNTFYEPEQVRQNIAKSRSPFLDILPASTNLVAVELELVDKMAREFYLNECLKSIQKDYEYIILDCPPSLGLLTLNALCASRELLIPLQCEFFALEGIVKLLQTYEQVKKRLNPELSLLGVVLTMYDTRNRLTREVKNEVRRCFPDHLFETVIPRNVRLSEAPSHGKSIIHYDIKSKGAEAYLGLAKEVVLRRPSKKSVLQ, from the coding sequence ATGGCTCGCATAATATCCATTGCCAACCAAAAAGGCGGCGTGGGAAAAACCACCACGGCGATCAATCTGTCAGCAGCCTTGGCCGTTATGGAAAAAAAGGTTCTGTTGGTGGACTGTGACCCACAAGCCAACAGCACGAGCGGCATTGGCCTGCAACAGGAACAACTGCACGGCGACCTGTACAATACCTTTTATGAACCTGAGCAGGTACGCCAAAATATAGCTAAAAGCCGTTCGCCCTTTTTGGATATTTTGCCGGCCAGCACAAACCTTGTGGCTGTTGAACTGGAACTGGTAGACAAGATGGCCCGCGAGTTCTACCTCAATGAATGCCTCAAATCTATACAAAAAGACTACGAATATATTATACTTGACTGCCCTCCTTCACTGGGCCTTTTAACGCTGAACGCATTGTGCGCATCGCGTGAACTGCTCATTCCGCTGCAGTGCGAATTTTTCGCCTTGGAGGGCATCGTCAAACTTTTGCAAACGTATGAGCAGGTGAAAAAGAGGCTTAACCCCGAACTTTCACTGCTGGGCGTGGTACTTACCATGTATGACACCCGCAACAGGCTCACACGGGAAGTGAAAAACGAAGTCCGCCGCTGCTTCCCCGACCATCTTTTTGAAACGGTCATCCCCCGCAACGTGCGGCTGTCGGAAGCGCCGAGCCATGGCAAGTCCATCATTCACTATGACATCAAGTCCAAGGGCGCCGAAGCCTACCTTGGCCTTGCAAAAGAAGTGGTGCTGCGCCGCCCCTCTAAAAAATCCGTGCTGCAATAG
- a CDS encoding response regulator, giving the protein MGSKKILLVDDEEEVTRILAKRLNRRGYECATAANGQLALDAMQQEAYSVVIMDVKMPVMDGMSALQKIHMQWPETQVILLSGHADMQLAVQAMSEGAFGYLMKPVDIDELLFKIEDAATQRRLEAEQGGVN; this is encoded by the coding sequence ATGGGGTCAAAAAAAATCCTGCTGGTCGATGATGAAGAGGAAGTGACACGCATTCTGGCTAAACGCCTGAACCGCAGAGGGTACGAGTGCGCCACGGCCGCCAACGGCCAGCTGGCGCTGGATGCCATGCAGCAAGAAGCGTACAGCGTTGTCATAATGGATGTGAAAATGCCGGTTATGGACGGGATGAGCGCATTGCAAAAAATCCATATGCAATGGCCGGAAACGCAGGTTATTCTGCTTTCCGGCCACGCCGACATGCAGTTGGCGGTACAGGCCATGAGCGAGGGGGCTTTTGGCTACCTCATGAAGCCTGTTGACATCGACGAGCTGCTTTTTAAAATAGAAGATGCCGCTACCCAGCGCCGCCTCGAGGCGGAGCAGGGCGGCGTAAACTGA
- the def gene encoding peptide deformylase yields MILDIVTYPDPRLKEVCEPVGEVTDEIRQLAADMLETMYEAPGVGLAAPQVGRNIRMLVMDPSVQKDEKNPRVLINPVLTLSGEEVVSEQEGCLSVPMNYRADVKRMSKVHLSARDLDGNAIEEDLEEFPAIVIQHEYDHLDGVLFIDRISRLRRSLYDSKVKKWLKKKTVE; encoded by the coding sequence CCGCGCCTCAAAGAGGTGTGCGAGCCTGTGGGCGAAGTGACGGACGAAATCCGTCAGCTTGCCGCAGATATGCTCGAAACCATGTATGAAGCGCCCGGCGTGGGCCTTGCCGCCCCGCAGGTGGGCCGCAATATTCGCATGCTTGTCATGGACCCTTCCGTGCAGAAGGATGAGAAAAACCCCAGGGTGCTCATCAATCCCGTGCTCACGCTTTCTGGCGAGGAAGTGGTGAGCGAGCAGGAGGGCTGCCTTTCCGTGCCCATGAACTACCGCGCAGACGTGAAGCGCATGAGCAAGGTGCATCTGAGCGCCCGGGATCTGGACGGCAATGCCATTGAGGAAGATCTTGAGGAGTTTCCAGCTATTGTCATCCAGCACGAGTATGACCATCTGGACGGCGTCCTGTTCATTGACAGGATCAGCCGCCTGCGGCGCAGTCTGTATGACAGCAAGGTAAAAAAATGGCTCAAGAAAAAGACTGTCGAATAG
- a CDS encoding MerR family transcriptional regulator translates to MARKTAIGESLLSIADISRHFSLPESTTRYYCKRFAPFIPSVGDGRRRRYRRETLDVIAAILEQMQKSRTAAAVEDALLARFPRNALTFADHQPIQTVQSPTQDFFPSAALQLMERQTAALEGIAQLLHLVVERLPAGASQPAIETQNAELRQDLDTLRLLLHSSEKTQQADLEQLRQWMGRMIRSKSTATGSEG, encoded by the coding sequence ATGGCGCGCAAAACTGCCATTGGCGAAAGCTTGTTAAGCATTGCGGACATATCCCGCCATTTTTCCCTGCCTGAATCCACCACCCGTTATTACTGCAAGCGCTTTGCCCCCTTCATCCCCAGTGTTGGCGACGGCAGACGGCGGCGCTACCGCCGGGAAACCCTGGACGTCATCGCCGCCATTCTCGAGCAGATGCAGAAATCACGCACTGCCGCCGCCGTTGAGGATGCTCTGCTGGCGCGCTTTCCCCGCAATGCGCTGACCTTTGCCGACCATCAGCCAATACAGACCGTACAGTCCCCCACGCAGGACTTTTTTCCTTCAGCGGCATTGCAGTTGATGGAACGGCAAACCGCAGCCCTGGAAGGGATTGCGCAATTGCTGCATCTGGTTGTGGAGCGTCTGCCTGCCGGCGCGTCCCAGCCCGCCATTGAAACCCAAAATGCCGAGCTGCGTCAGGATCTTGATACCTTGCGTCTTTTGCTGCATTCCTCTGAAAAAACGCAGCAGGCTGATCTTGAGCAATTGCGGCAATGGATGGGCCGCATGATTCGCAGTAAAAGCACAGCCACGGGTTCCGAAGGCTGA
- a CDS encoding GNAT family N-acetyltransferase, with amino-acid sequence MKILPVRAEDLPAILALQKQAFESEARLVGSYEIPPMTQTLADLEQEFAALVMLKAVMDDGEIAGAVRAKIENATAHVGRLMVKPGFQGQGIGTRLLAAIEKTCAQDRYELFTSAKNRRNVALYEKAGYYAFKEVEVMPGVRLVWLQKSGCFEKGGD; translated from the coding sequence ATGAAAATTCTTCCTGTCCGGGCAGAGGATCTGCCAGCCATTCTGGCATTGCAGAAACAGGCGTTTGAAAGTGAGGCCCGGCTAGTGGGTAGTTATGAAATACCGCCCATGACGCAAACTCTCGCTGATCTCGAACAGGAATTTGCTGCACTCGTCATGCTCAAGGCGGTAATGGACGATGGCGAAATTGCGGGAGCAGTGCGGGCCAAAATCGAAAACGCAACCGCCCACGTAGGTCGGCTGATGGTCAAGCCTGGGTTTCAGGGGCAGGGCATTGGCACGCGCTTGCTTGCCGCCATTGAAAAAACGTGCGCGCAAGACCGCTATGAGCTTTTCACCAGCGCGAAAAATCGCCGCAATGTGGCTTTGTATGAAAAAGCCGGGTATTACGCTTTTAAGGAAGTGGAGGTTATGCCCGGCGTGAGGCTTGTCTGGTTGCAAAAGAGCGGTTGCTTTGAAAAGGGCGGGGATTGA
- a CDS encoding ParB/RepB/Spo0J family partition protein, giving the protein MSGNKKGLGRGLDALFSGSEPQQQQQETATSTLPLTALQPNPGQPRRHFDEQALNELAASIKTQGIIQPLLVRPVPGGDTYQIVAGERRWRAAQIAGLAQVPVYIRQLSDKEVMAAALIENLQREDLNPIEEAEALQALREALDLTQEELAARLGKSRPAVANALRLLQLSSAARDDLQAGRISAGHARCLLGIDAQDAAEALRLRIQSHNLTVREAEEAAAFWRGHSTLPWQEEQHQEKQGPKPANQRISRKKSPAFKTLQKSLSTALGCPAKISGDENAGRIALNYSSKEELAVLLEKFGLALNNEQANGLTNEQAAE; this is encoded by the coding sequence ATGAGCGGCAACAAGAAGGGATTGGGAAGAGGACTGGACGCGCTTTTCAGCGGATCAGAACCGCAACAGCAACAGCAGGAAACCGCAACCTCCACCCTGCCCCTCACGGCCCTGCAGCCCAATCCTGGTCAGCCCCGCAGGCATTTTGACGAGCAAGCACTGAACGAGCTGGCAGCCTCCATCAAGACTCAGGGGATAATCCAGCCCCTGCTTGTGCGTCCAGTGCCCGGCGGCGACACTTACCAGATCGTTGCGGGCGAGCGGCGCTGGCGGGCTGCGCAGATAGCCGGGCTTGCCCAGGTGCCCGTGTACATCCGGCAGCTGAGCGACAAGGAGGTAATGGCCGCCGCGCTTATTGAAAACCTCCAGCGCGAGGATCTCAACCCCATTGAAGAGGCCGAAGCCCTGCAAGCCTTGCGCGAGGCTCTCGACCTTACGCAGGAGGAGCTTGCCGCACGCCTTGGCAAAAGCCGCCCGGCTGTGGCCAATGCCTTGCGTCTGCTGCAACTGAGCTCCGCCGCAAGGGATGACCTTCAGGCTGGTCGCATAAGCGCGGGCCACGCCCGCTGCCTGCTGGGCATTGACGCACAGGACGCGGCAGAAGCATTGCGCCTGCGCATCCAGAGTCACAACCTGACGGTGCGCGAAGCTGAGGAGGCTGCCGCGTTCTGGCGGGGGCACTCCACCCTGCCCTGGCAGGAAGAGCAGCACCAGGAAAAACAGGGCCCCAAACCGGCCAATCAAAGAATTTCGCGCAAAAAAAGCCCCGCTTTCAAGACCTTGCAAAAAAGCCTCAGCACTGCTCTGGGTTGCCCCGCCAAAATCAGCGGTGACGAAAACGCCGGACGCATTGCCCTGAACTACAGCAGCAAGGAGGAGCTCGCCGTACTTCTTGAAAAATTTGGCCTTGCCCTTAATAACGAGCAAGCAAACGGACTGACAAACGAACAGGCAGCGGAATAA